The genomic region TATGTTAAGCTTTGAGAAGATTTTCTGAAACTTATGAATACTCTTACAATAGAAGTTAATTAGTCAACATGTAACTATCCAAGGGTCTCTCCTCTTTTTCGTGCACTATCAAGTATGATGGCGGCATAGCCTGCCTAACCAATCTCTCGGTGGATGAAGACCGGCGCATTGCATTTGTTGACTAAAATGACGCTTTCATTGGTGCGCATTTGGCCGCTCTTTGCTCAATATGTTGGATTTTGTGACACTATGCTGCCACTCTGCAGGACATGAGCCTCCACTGGCGATGATAACTACTTACAAAATCTTTTCTTGTCAGACGGACAGATTCTATCATCCCCGGATTGGATATGAGTTGCCAGGTGTGAATACTCAGCTGTTCACTACCAGGTAGGTGTAGAAAGCGAGCTAGGTCCGACCTCGGACTTCGGTGTACCCCTCCGAATAACTTGTTTAAGAAATTTTGGCAAAAGAATGAAATTAAGTCGAGAGGCAATTGGGGTAGGGCTGAACAAAACCGAATAGGAAGGCATTCTCTGTTCGAATTCAACTAACTGATGCACGGTGTGTATCCAGAAAAATGGTTGACCGAAATGGTTGAAGCACTGGCGTTTTCCCCTCACAAATGCCGGGCTGGAACAGGCGGTTGGAGTCAAATCTGGAGCCTATGACAGTGGATTATCGACCTATGGATGTTTCCACTGGAGTATTACATAGCAAACATTTGAGGCTTCTTGATATCACGATTCTATGTGACCAATTACTCTTCGTTCAAGTGGCAGTGATGTGAAAAAACAGACGCATGTAGCTTGCCGATTATTGCTCAATGCTGAGCAATGTCATTCAGTAAGAGACCTACTTCTAAAATCGAGCTCCATCCTCACGCCTCACACCCAGTCATGAAGCGCTGCAGACTATACAGATCATGTGGGATCCTCGTAAGGGACTCGAGATGATGCCATTCCATACCCGACAGGCGGTTAGCATAGGCAACACGCGGGTACGGTAATGGTTGGGTAATAACCGCAAGTGTTGCCGGCGTTGCAGGTCGTTCACTGAGGATCCAAAACTACAGAGAAGGTTTATCCCCACGTTCACGGACAGAAGCCGACCAGAACATCACCAGATCCGCCTGACAAAGGCTGGGGTAGGCACACTGACCTTGCATTTGCTGATCAATGGCAGCTAGTCAGTCTTCACCCCTGGTTTTCCTTTCACCTTGACCTTATTCCGTCACTTCGGGAACCTGGTGGGGGAAGGCCAGGCACAGGCACGAGAATAGTCGGGAACTTCTATGCAAGATTCGGGAACCAAGGGGTCCGCCCCCAGTTCAGATCTATGTTTGTATCTTGACTTCAAGGGAGCTACGTACCTGGTTCGCCCAGATGCAAGGGTGCGTGCATTATATCGTTACTGAATTGAAACCACACACATCTTGTCCCTTGAAGTACCAATGTCGAGACCGTAACAATGAAAATGTCAACAAGCCTTGTTACATAAGTACCGGTATACAAAATTGCTACAAGAACGAAACACTAGCATGCAGTTGACATGTCTCGAATGCGAATCTCATACCAATGTGTCACTTTCATCAGGAAAAAAGCATCGGAAGCCCTCCCGGGGAATTCATTGTATCTCCGTTTTGCGGGGAGcactcctcctcatcactcGCTCGTAGCATCTTAATGTGGCATTTGAAGGCTTGATTTCTTTGTTCTAACCATATTCATTGACCTAAGGGCCCCCGCAACAAGATCTTCTCGTAGCAACTCTTCAGGCACGAGTACTGCAAAGACCCCAACTCGGGTTGTGATTCTAGATGTTCGAGGGAACAAATTCTTGTAAAGTTACAACGTTATTGTGCGGTAGCTGTGTGCTGCCACTCTCCGAATCCCGAGGTACAACCCGGGGACACTCCTATTATGGACGGCATGCAGCCCGACACACCGATCCCTTCCAGTGACCGTCGGTCTGGCAATCTCTTTATTTGCTGACAGCATTCTGAACCTTCTCCGTGGCCTTCTCAACCTTTCCCTTGGCAGCCTCGGCCGCCTGTGCCAGCTGCTCCTTGGGCATATTCTCCTTTCCGCCCCAGTAATGGTAGTTGAGGTATCGGTATCCTTGGGTGAGCTGGGCGCCAGCGTTGACAAAGTGGCAGGCAAAGAGGAGGTAGTTCTTGGGTGTGACAGCCAGTGAGTATCGCATGAAAGTACCGGCGTAGATGATGAGAGCACCAGTCATCTGTCCCGAGATCCTAGTAGAGGCAAAGTCAGTTACGCTTGGTGACAATGCATTATTGGTCTACCATACAGTTCAGGGCTCTTCTGCGTGTCCATGATGGCCGCGAGAGGGATACCGAAGTTGGAGACAGGGCCCCAAAAGTCTGCAAATATCAAGAGTCAGTCCAAGTCTCGACACGCTGATCACCCCGAAGCTGCCGTGCTCCAAAACACGCATTGCACATCAACGCACCCTCCAACAGCCCAATTGACATATTTCAGAGGAACAGCATTTTTTTCCACATCTTTTCTATGCCTAAAATGTGCTTCTATATGTATTGTAGCCGCGGTGTTGCTTGTTGAGTTGCAATATCACAAAATTGCGCTTTCGGAGACGAATCGGAGCTCATGCAAAAAACATGACAGGATATTCGAAAGACGTACGGGTCGAGCAAACATAGTCAGTCACCGGGTTTGACCGGATTTTGGCGTTCGCAGCCTTGATCAGAGCAGCCATTTCGAAGGATTTGTGTGGGCGACGTCTCGTGGAATTCGGAGATGGAGTGACCTGTCGTTGCGTTGAGGTTGACGGCTGTCCCTCGCACTCAAATTCAACGCGCCGAACGGGAACTCTACGTTGAGGTCACGTGCATCGTCTATCTACATCGTACCTCAACCATTCCCGTTGTGTTACCACAATACCTAAACTCCTAACCCCGAACAAACGTAAGAAACCGCTGTATTCTCTACACTATCTTCTCATTGTTTTTATGTCTGATGTTGGTGTAAGATCTAAATTCTGCCCGGGGTGCAGAATTGTCATCGATACCGAGGCCGTTCCCTATAACTCACCGAAGGTCTGGGACTGAGTCTTCAGGGGACCAAAAGAGACAAGACATGTATTCAAGGTGctataataaactaattaaaagGATCCCTAAGTTATGCTAAACCTGTCTAAGTCTTTTTGTTCCTTGGGATACATGTCCGAGGTTTTCTTCCCATCCCCTGGTGAGGGTACTGCTGAAGCATGGGGACCTTCGGAGGTTGTCCGTCTGCAACAAGCAATTATTTCATGGTGAAGGGGTGTGTATTAAAGACGGCAGACGCCACACTACCGAGCCTAGCTCCTAACTTGTGAAGCTCGTGAGAAGCTATCCCGGGGGTTGAAGGCTGTCCCGAGCTCCTCTCCATATGGAGAATATGGAGCACCCGTACCCCAGACGGATATTGGGGGCTCAGAGCCTCAAAGAAATCTTGTCTCTGTCTACTTATGACGCTGTTCAGTCACCAATTGGCTTCACGAGAACCATTGCTGTCACAGGCAATATGAAGCTAAAGATGGTTCTGATCTAGAAGACTTTCTCATATGTTATGGCTGCTTTTGAACCATGTTCTCGGCTGAACGCCAATTCAAGCTAATTGTTCGACCATCAAACTTTCAATGTGACTACTTATCAAGGATCTTTGATTCCTCAGCTGTTCTCAAATTCCAACCGTCGTGAGTGAGATGTTGTTTGTGTTTAGGCCGGAAGTGGAGCCAACGGGCATCCGGAGCCGGTACCGACATCCCGGCCTCTCCCGAGACCCCTTGTCAACGTGATCAATCTTGCGTCGCACTTCATGCCGAGATCCATTCAACATGCTCCGTTCTGCTCTGCGCATATGCAAATTGGCTAACAAGTAGCTGCTTGTGCTTTTGTTGTGTGGAGAGATGTGCCGGGGATGTTAAACCCGAGGTGAGCCGCAAACATGTAAATCATACGCTATTAGTGGATGAAGGAAAATGGTTGTGAATAGGGAATCCTCTGCTTCAATAATATAGGATCCGTATCCTATAATAAGTTTAGGCAACTAGGCTTAAACTTAAGTTGATTCTTATGATAATAACCCTAAGATCCAACAATATTCGATAGTTCACTTAGGAGTATTCTGATCTTGGCTATATTTCCTTGTAAATGTCTACTGTAAGTCCACGATAGTGTCAAGACATGCTCATTTCTGTGTGCATCTGATAAGGTTTTGTGGCAGCTCAGTGGCTGACAGAAAGATCTTCCTAGCAATATTTAAAATCCAGTCTTTAACATCCGAGCTTCAATCTTCTGTGAATACTTGTTTTCCTAGCAGTCATTCCATGAGGAACTCATGATATCTGTCTTTAGGTTGTGTACACACTTACCCAGCTCAGCTGGCTTGGTCCGGGGCACTGTAGACGAATGTTCACTGTAACATGATAATCACAGTGTCTCCAGTGCCTGAGTTACACCAGAACCTGTATTTTTGTTATAAAAGGAGAGCATTAGGTAGGCTTATAAATGGGTCGGCTGTTTCGATGCAAACCCAATATTGCCATTATTGCCTACCGAAACTTCCATACATTGTTATGCGTGACACATATGGCTTGAAGTCTTTAATGTAATGTAACACAACGGACACAAATCAGAGACCTTGTAAAGTTCGTGGATTTAGAGGCCTAAGCGTCTGCCAATTAAGCAAGATAACTTCTGACCTTGAGGCAAAGTGCTAAAATACCAACCTACCTGTAGTCTAAGGTCCTCTAAATCTACACTAAGCCTGTACTGAGTCTTTCTGTCACTTAGAATGGACGCcgaagttttcttgcctctcctAGCATGGACGGTTACCCTGAAGCAAGCTTAATGGCAATCGGTGAGTAACCAAAGTGTTCAGGGTTTCATATGACCTGACATGATAGAATGAGTTTCGCCAGACCATAAAAGAATCCCTCTGAACCATTGCTGCAAAGCAGCCAATATGTCTTAATGTTCCCTGACAAACTTGATTCTCACAACTGCTAGTATGTGGCTGTTACAGTTCTCCAACCACAATAGTCGGGAGTGACGGACGTCTGGGATTTCTAGGCAGAAACCGAAGTTAGGCTGATGATTCAGCATCAATGACTCTTTCTTTGCACTAAGACTCTAAGTCACTACGTCCCTGGAATGGACTCAATTTTCTGGCTGCTGAGATTAAAAATGGGCAGATCCAAACCTCCAAAAGAGGCGGTTCCAGTTGGTGACTCATTCTGATTGACTATCAAACCAACCAATGGTTGTCTATGTTTGTCACGGTCGGCTTCGCCACACGGAAACATACAGGGCTCCACCGGTTTTCAACGCCTCCTAAGAATTTATTGCAAACGGCATAATATATCATAAGGTAGATTCCTTTCCTTCGTGCCTTTTCTCCTGCTCCTCTAACTCTCGCTCTCGTGAAGAAGCAGTTGGAAATCATTTCCATTTTCTCCTTGCAAATTCCCCCTTCGCCAGCAAGTTCTTTGTTTGAAGGTCATTGTTTTCCTATCCTTTATTCGTAGTTTGAAGACGCTTTATACTACATAGCGCAATATTTGCAACAACGACGACTTCTCAGCTCACGACTGTGATCTCCGCCATCATGGCCGAGCAAGAGACCAGCCATACCTCTCATCAGGCACGAAATAATGCCCCAAACCGGTCTCAGAATGAGGGCCAGGGTTCAGCATCACGTTCTCGGGGAGGCTCAGGTGGAGGACGCCGTAGGGGAAGGAGAGGACGGAATCGTGGCCAGCGACAGGATGATTCAGCACAAGTTTCTGAAGGCCGCGGAAACGCCCCTCAGACAGGGCCTGCCGACGTCACTATTGCTGCACAAACCATAGCCGCCCCCGAAATCCCAGGGGCTTCTAGAGGCAGAAGAAACCGACGAGGTAATCGAGGTGGTTCTCGAGGGCAAGGAAACCAAGGAAGAGGCGTGTTCTCCATGGGACCGCAGCGCACTTTTGGTGGACGCTTGACTACAACTGAACAACCGACAGAGACTGCTCAAGATGCATCTTTGAGTGCAGACGCCCCAGAATTCGTGCCCGGACAGCCTGTATCCCAGAGGAGGTAGGACCGGTAGCCCCAAGGTAATGCATCAGATACTGACAAATATAGTGCCCAACAGCAATCATCAAGCGCCTCTCAGCCCACAGCCCAAGGACGCTCAAGAAACCGTACGAGGAACCGGAAGCAGGACAGACCCCGCCAAGAGGTTCCCAAGTCGACTGCCTCGGAATTATGGCAACGGATCCAAGAAGACATCGCCAACTGGAACTATGAGTGCCGTATCTGCACCGAAGAGGTTACTCGAAAAACCGAGGTCTGGTCGTGCACTACTTGCTGGACCGTCGTTCATCTTGAATGTGCCCACCAATGGTGGGATACGTCCATGAAAGTCAACGAGGAGAGCGGCGACCGATCATGGCGTTGCCCTGGGTGTAACTCAACGTTGACCGACGAACCAGGCGATAGTTCGTGTTGGTGCGGCAAAGAAACGCAGCCCAGTCGGAACAGTATCTTGCCTCCTCATTCCTGTGGGCAAACATGTTCCAAGCCCAGATCGACGTGCTCTCACCCATGCACTCTTCAGTGTCATCCTGGGCCATGCCCGCCATGCACCGTATTGAGCCCACCGGAGCCCTGTTACTGTGGAAAGCACTCTCAGCGAAAGAACTGTAGGGATACCGATTACTACAACGGGTGGAGTTGTCGAGAGCGTTGCGGCGATTTTCTACCTTGTGGTCAGCATGAATGTTCTCAAATATGCCATCCAGGTGTCTGCGGTACCTGCGAGGTGCCGGTCGAAGTTAAGTGCTATTGTGGACGAGTGCAAAAGGAGATGCAATGTTCCAAACAGGACGACATATGCGATTCGTTCGATCTCGCCAACAATTCCTGGTTTGAGGGCTCTTTTAGCTGCGAGAGTGCTTGCGGAAGAACCTTCGATTGTGGTGTACATCGTTGCCAGATTTCTTGTCACCcgcaagaagagatctcagCTCATTGCCCTTTCTCTCCGGACGTTGTCACCCATTGCCCTTGTGGCAAGACACCGCTCAAGGAACTCATGGAACAGCCCCGTCAAACTTGTGAAGATCATGTCCCTCACTGCGAGAGGATTTgtgagaagaagctggaatGCGGTCATCTCTGCCAATCCTTGTGCCACACTGGAGAATGCGACCCTTGCACCCAAACGATGGAGATAGACTGCCGCTGTGGCCGAGTCACGGGCGAGACGATCTGTCATGAGGGAAATGTCCAGCCACCCCTATGTTTCAAGATATGCCAGGCTACTCGCAACTGCGGAAGACATCGATGCGGAGAGCATTGTTGCCCGGGTGAAAAGAAGGCATCTCAGCGTATTGctcagcagaagaagcaacgCTTGGGCCCTGATTCGCTACCAGTTGAGGCCGAGCATATCTGTGTCGCCGTCTGCGGAAGACCACTTAAGTGTGGTAGTCACTTTTGCGAGCAGCTCTGTCACCGCGGAGCTTGCCAAAGCTGTCCCGAGGCTATCTGGGAAGAAGTTTCGTGCAATTGCGGCCAGACAGTCTTACATCCACCACAACCATGCGGAACGAGACAGCCATCGTGCACTAACCAGTGTCAGCGGCAGACTGCATGTGGACATCCTTCTGTTGACCATCAGTGCCATCCTGACGATGTCTCGTGCCCGCCATGCACATACCTCGTCCAGAAGCGGTGCATCTGTGGAAAGACGACCTTTCACAACAAGCCTTGTCATTTGCAAGAGGCTCATTGCGGAGAGCAATGCGGGCAGAAACTCTCTTGCGGGCTCCATACATGTAAAAAGCTATGTCATCGCCCCGGAGAATGCGGAGACGCTCAGAACGGTTGCGAGCAAATATGCGGAAAGCCCAAGCTGCTATGTAACCACCCATGCCAGAGCGTCTGCCATGGACAAACTCGTAAGTCGATAAAACCCAGTTACAAGCTTGTTACTAACATATGTACCAGCGTGTAAAGAATCAACAGCTTGTCAGGTCAAGATGTCCACTAGCTGTGCATGCGGCAATCACAAGCAGAGTTTCAAATGCCTCGCAAGTACGAGCAATCCTACTCCGAGCCGACCAGAGATTCGATGTGATGAGGAGTGCGAACGCCTTGACCGTAACCGTCGCCTGGCCGCAGCTCTCAATATCGACCCTGCTTCTCACACCAACGACCATATTCCCTTCTCGGATAATACTCTGAAGCTCTATAAGCAGATGCAATCATGGGGAGATGCTCAGGAGAGCCAATTCCGAGTCTTTGCTGCTAACAAAGACGAAGTTCGTTTACGATATGAGCCGATGAAGAACCAGTCACGCCAATTTCTTCACTTGCTCGCTGAAGACTTCGGCTTCGAGAGTAAGAGTGAGGACTACGACATTCACCGGTCTGTTCTAGTGTGGAAATCAGATAAGTTTGTTTCAGCCCCGACGAAGACACTTGCGCAGTGTGTCAAGATCCGAGCATCTCAAGCTGCGGAAGCtgcggcagcggcagccaTTCGACCTCCAAGCCCCCCAATTCTCGAGACCGAGCCTTTCAATGCTCTGGTACTTACCGAGCCTCGCTTCGGTCTGACCATCGAGGAAGTCAATACTGCCCTTGAACCAGATCTCACGTCCCTGCAAGGCTTCAGTTTCAAGGTTGATTTTCTGAACGAGGAAGTTCTCATCAAAGCTACAGTCTCATATTCCGCGTTTCTCACACCCGCACCCATGGAAAAAAGCCTAGAGATTCTCAAACCTCGGATCGAGCAGACTATCCGCCGCGAAAAGCTCGCTGAAAGCGTCTTGCTCTGTCACTCAGATGCTAACGGTGCAATTTCTCGGCGAGAGGTACCCCTCCGCGCCGGTACTGGAGGATGGAGTGCCGTAGCTGGACGTGCGGCTTCTAAGCCAATGTCCTTGTCTTCTACTCCTGCACCCGAAGAGGCAAAGCCCGGACGCAAACTGCTTCTAGgactcaagaagaagaggccgCAGCAGCCGGAGGCGGGAAAGGTGTGGGCCGCTCTTGATGGGGACGTTGAATGCTAGAAGCATCAGTGAGGGTGCGTGTAAAGGCAGACAGGAAGGGCGTCCGGGTTCACTTGTCGAAG from Fusarium oxysporum Fo47 chromosome III, complete sequence harbors:
- a CDS encoding uncharacterized protein (uncharacterized protein family-domain containing protein), with protein sequence MAALIKAANAKIRSNPVTDYVCSTHFWGPVSNFGIPLAAIMDTQKSPELISGQMTGALIIYAGTFMRYSLAVTPKNYLLFACHFVNAGAQLTQGYRYLNYHYWGGKENMPKEQLAQAAEAAKGKVEKATEKVQNAVSK